The window TACTTTGGGCAAGCTTCCTTTGGAAGCGATTGAGAATGGTTTAAGACCCTTGTTGGAAAAGAATATTAAAAGCTATTCCGAAGGAGTTCGACAAGTTTTCGAAAATTACAGGAAAACCTCATTTATTAATTGTCTAACTCATAGAGTTGATATCCTGAGAATGTGGTCCGACTATGCTGACAAGGGGAAAGGCATTGCTATCGAATTTGAAGTTTCTGTAGAGCGAGATAATTTTTTTAGATGCGCAAAAGAGGTTAAATACCATAACAGTCCACCTAAATTGTACACTTCTCTGTCAGAGCTATTCGTTAAAGGTTATGAAGCATCAAAACCCGAGAATTGGAAATCTTTATTTGAATATTTCTCTTACTCTAAGAGTGATGATTGGAAGAACGAAGAGGAATGGAGAGTTATAATGCCAGATATGTCTACTGACACGTATTGTGACTATACTTTTTCGCCAGAAGATATTTTAACTGTTTATTTGGGATACAATTTATTGAATAAAGAAGAAATTATAAATGAAGTTAGAAATTTGAATAAAAACATTAAAATTATTCAAGTTGAAGTAAACAATCATGAGCATGGCTTAATTATGAAAAATATTTAAGAGAGGATTCTTTTTGGATTTAGTTAAAGATTATATCGATATTATTGAAGGGCAAATTATTTCCCAAGAGATAAGTTTTAATCAATCTATAAAGAGTAACCCATCATTGTTTTTGGCTAGATATTTTGAGTATATGGATAGACAAATTATAAAAATGAAGAG is drawn from Halobacteriovorax sp. JY17 and contains these coding sequences:
- a CDS encoding DUF2971 domain-containing protein — protein: MKTFEADRLESLFRFFDYTGGIETLKNKRLRFKTADQFNDPYELLPSSFIPDINFQELSNEEILDEMKNVDIYPLNSLPPGTLGKLPLEAIENGLRPLLEKNIKSYSEGVRQVFENYRKTSFINCLTHRVDILRMWSDYADKGKGIAIEFEVSVERDNFFRCAKEVKYHNSPPKLYTSLSELFVKGYEASKPENWKSLFEYFSYSKSDDWKNEEEWRVIMPDMSTDTYCDYTFSPEDILTVYLGYNLLNKEEIINEVRNLNKNIKIIQVEVNNHEHGLIMKNI